The Rhododendron vialii isolate Sample 1 chromosome 1a, ASM3025357v1 region GTCTTATTTATTAGATGGTCCTTGAAGTTCTTTTGATGCTCAGTCATGGTAGCATATAAGATAATCTCTTTTTTCCGAGGAAGCGACTGTTCAACATCTGATTTCATTCTTCGAAGGAGAAAGGGACGCAAGATCGAATGGAGTTTTGCTACAACCTGCCAGTATAAAAAACATCAAGAATATCCACAGAACCCTTAAAATGTTGGAAGCAAGGTAAAACATCCAAAACCAGAAATGAGTACAAACTTGAGCCTTTCTGTTCTCTTCAATCTCCTCCTTCGTGGCTTCATTGCTGCACTTCCCCGAAAGATCAAACCTAAATATATAACCGAAATGTCAATGTATAGCAAGGGCAAGGGAAGTAAACCAAATGGTCACTGGACCTCAGTTTTCCTCATACATAACTCCATAAAAATTATCATGGATAAAAACTCCTAAACAAGGCCAACTGTGGTGCAAAAACATGATTTGCGCGGGAAAAGCAAAAGAAGACTGACATCAGTGCAAAGAAGTATTTCCCATAACAAATATGCAGGTCAATCTATTAAAAATCAACCAACTTCAACTACATTCCATGTGGGAAAACATTGCTGCACCATAGGTCAAAACATTCAGGAATGGATGTCACTGAGGAATGGATCAGCCTTGGCTGCCTCGCACACCACATACTCAGAATAAACAATGTCTACCTGTGCTATTTCAGTTTCCATAACAAAGTTGTTCATACTATCATTTCTTCCAAGTAAGAGGATATAAAAGTTCCCAATAAGCGCTTAATGAAATCTTCTAGTGCTTCACAAACACAGCTCTCAATCCTGATAACATAAGAGTCCACCTAAGCCAATATGGATAACTAACTAGAGCAGAGGACCTACAGAAGTGGGGTAACTAACTATTTTGACATGTCCTCTATTGTTTACAATATGCAGACAATAGCTAATCCTTTAATTGGCAGTCTTGGTTATCTGCAATTACTTGCAGAACTTGACTCCGGTCTAGGAAGACTGCCTCAGATGACCTGTTTTGAAATAACATGAATAACCATTCCTCAAGATTTAAATGTTTATTAGTGCATAAAAACATGTAGCAATCTCTGCAGAGTGTGGAGGCTATAAGTATTGGTCAGAGCATTTTCTTATGAAGAAACATACAAATTCAGTTAATTAACTGAGAGAGCTCAAAGGGTATCATAAATCACATACTTCAACTACGAAGAACGAGGAAAGCAAAAATAGCCAATACCATACTAACCATGATTCAAATTCTTCAAGGGATGAGAATATATCGGGCAAAATGAAGTTCAACAATGACCAAAGTTCTGCCAAATTGTTGTGCAGAGGAGTTCCAGTCAATAGAAGCTTATTTTCAACGGGTAAAAGCTTCAATTCCTTGAATAATTTGCATTTTGAGTTTTTCAGCCTGTGCCCCTTTAGGATGAAAGAGATAGATGATTCAGATATCAGAGTAGAAGTGTCTATTAAAACATGCAAGCCTGACCATATGCTTACAACAGAGAGAGAGTCTTTCACTGGTTACCTCATCTACCACAATATATTTCCAGTTATAGTGCCTCAAGTGTTTCCGGGCATCAGAGAGTGCAATCTCATATGAAGTAACTACGATGGGGAATTTGGGAGTTGTTGTTCTCGGCATGAACTTCCGCCTTATTTCATCCCTTTCTTTCTTACTGCCATGATAGATAATTGAATTCACTGACGGCGTAAACCTttcaacaaaaaggaaaaagaggagtCCAACAGAGTTTCAGTATTTCATAAACCTCCAAGAACAAAATAAATCCATGATTTAAGATAATTGACCAAAGAAAAAGATTCAGAAAGGTAAACCATATATCCAATCGCTAGGGCCCCATCACTATGATAAGGAATCCCAAGGAAAGTTACCTTGATATCTCGTTAACCCAATTTGAGAGCGTAGATAGTGGAGCAATGACCAGATACGGCCCATCCAATCCCTTTCCTTTCAAGTGTGCAAGGAAGCCAATAGTTTGAATTGTCTTCCCAAGCCCCATTTGATCAGCAAGGATCCCATTCAGTCCATTTTGCCAAAGGGAGATCAGCCACTTCACACCTTTAAGCTGATAGGACTTTAACTTACCACCTGTCAATAAGGGTACAAGTTCGCCTTGCTCCTTCTCAGTTTTCTCCTCCTCAGTAAGGTTACTATCTTCAGGATCAGTGCCTTCTTTAGATCTTGTAAGCATGGCTGCAACAGCTCTCTTGGCCTTTCTCTGAGATGGATAAAAACTTCCCATTTTTCATGTAGTTTGCAGGccaaaaataaattgacaagGAACAAAGAACAATTACACCTAAGAGACCAAAAAGTTATGATACCAAACGTAAAACTAAAACAGGACCCAGAACAAACCAAATGATCATCATACTATTATTAGATCACATACTACGGACAAATGGGTATTAGTCCAGAGGATTCATCACTAAAACTCCcatatcaaaatcaaatgaaattaGACGACACAAAGAAAGGCATACATTGTTGTAGTTTgttgccgtttttctttttgaaccaCGACCTCCCTTTTTTCCTTTAACAGTGTCATCATCTTCCTCCACGCCATTCTAAGAATATCATTCATGAGAATTTATCAGTTACAAGAGAAAACAATGACAACATAAAATTTTCACCTAGAAAAGGCATGAGTGGATACAACTGTAATGACATCCATTTTCTCTAGCAGAAATTTCGAGTAAAGCTGGGTTTGTGTTAGAAGTTCATCCAGTTTTGTGAACTGCGTATCATTCAAGCGTGGTGCCTCTGTGGGATGATTTTCTCCTTCTTCCTTCACCCGGGATTCCAGCaacttctcctcctcctcggccatAGCTCTTGATACAAGAGAAGAATCTCCATTTTTGGCGTCAAGAAGTATTTCCTCCTCCAATTTGAATCCAATTTCCTCCTTGGATACATCCTTCAGGGTAAGTGTAGAGCAATATATATGAGATATTACACAATGAGAGAATTGAACACTGATAAAGCACAAAAAGCAGAAATTAGGAACTAACAGTATCCTAATTATTTGATGAATAAGACAAAGCATGTTGTTCAAATGCAGGACAAAATTACTTCTTCGACGGTTCGACAGCAGCAAATGCAGCAAAAAATGGAGAACTACAAACTACGAATAAAAAGTAACAGTTACTACTTTACAATGCTAATAGCTCAGCAACTGATCCATTAGTGCACGATAAAAGCAACAACAGAAGCAGCTGAATAACCAGCATCCACATTGGATAAGTAACCCTTTTACTAGTTTCCCAAGAAAAGTacagtaaaaaaataaactctacTTTCTTTTGggaaatgctaggtacaaagaaaatttaccccgaaagtactctgaaaacagcaatcaatggttgaaaaTCACTTTGATAATtgtgtcacacacatcaaagtgaatctcaaccactagttgatcttttcgggaTAGTTTCGGggtaatttttctttgtttctagcATTTCTGCTTTCTTTTTGTTCAAGCACAACACATAGCATTTCCaaagttttcttattttcttcaccGTAACAGAACAATACACACAGAGTATCTATATGAGCATATCAGAAAGTAGAAACTCTCATGGACCCAaataaaccccaaaaaaaatcaaacgaGTGAAGAACAGAACAGGACAGAGTGGGGCCGGCTGTACAGATCCGGTTACGTAACACGTACAGACGATAGAATATGACCAATAGGAAGCGTAAACAAcgaggaaaaaagagaaacagcAAATAAAACCTCGTCCTCAAGCACAGAGGTTGGAGACTCCACAGCCACAGGGGCTCCGTTCTTCATCTCGTTCTCAAGCGCCATGTCTCCAGGCTCCATATCTTCAAACGACAACAACAAAGAGATACATTATCAAAGTCAAATACCACGAGAAATCGATCCAGACTAGGGTTTTTCAGTCACTGAAAAATGGGGAGATTTTTCGATTGTTTTGAAGTAAGGGTTAGAGATTGACAGTATTTGCATGCATTAAAGATTAGGAGTATTTGATGACGAGAATGATGGAAGCAGGACGGACCTAATTTGAAATCTTTTtgacgagagagagaacgcGCCTGGGGGTGGAAGCAGGACGTACCTAATTTGAAAtcttttggagagagagaaagcgcgCCGTGGGGGTTCTGACTTTTTCATGCCTTAGAGCATATCCAATCCATCTccattttctccaaaatagaagatggatgtaacacagggagattttgtaatttattttattttttctttactttttgtactttttgggagaatctttgaaggacacatcgtcctttttagagtttggaggaattttgtactccaaatttacttttggtcctctatttttagaggaccaaatttacttttggaggaccaaactctaaaaaggatgGTGGGTACCTCAAAAATTCTCttaaaaagtgaagaaaaaagagaataaattataaaatctcccctcaatgtgttacatccatcctctattttggagaaatagaggtggattggagatgctcttatttggatgagttttcaaaacaaaattgggttttatttttatttttagagtaACGAGTGGAGACTAGgggtgttaaaaaaaaactgcccgAACCGTAAAATCGATtcgatccggaccgaaccgtccAATTTGATCCGGTTCTGTGATTCTatggtcaggttatggttccaaaaaaataagaaccgttaattttggttcggttactgattctcaattaatgaaccgtggttagacccgaaccggaccgtttaaaactaaaataaatatagatatacttatgtgtgtgtaattaaatatgttcTCGAATTTGataggttaatcttttccttgctaaatttaatttatttagagataaaatttcatttattaggaaagcttttattttcttctttcctttcctaTTTCACGAAATTAtctttctatttctttaattttatgagttcatattttgtaaataagtgtttgatgcttattggatagaaccggaaccgaaccaaaaccgaaccggtcttgcggtttggttctgattaggttccatgcatatattggttaggttctggttttcaattttctagaatcgtttgaaatggtccggttactgattttctagagaacctGATCAATCCGGACCGTATACACAGAAAGTAtgataataattagagatatgAATCATtgaggagagatagatagaaaaattaggacataaaaagaaagaaatgaagataataattggagataaaaATAATGAATGTAGTGacaaatgaaagtaataattgaaaataaagataatgagtgttttttttttagttataaGCCTTGTTTGGATAGTGATTTGAAAGaaaattctcaactcaaaaaatattcattactCTTACTTCCACTCATTACTCACacatatctccaatcattattctcatttctcttttatttctctccaattatttcttctacttccaatcattactcttttttctttcttttctcataacccaacaaaaaatttcaaaaaattttcaagaactcatccaaacacagcatagcCATCTAAACAATTCCCCAGGTGGAAGCATTCAATAGGCAAAATAAATGCCACAGTGATTTATGACGTGGATACGGTATCCACGTATTCGTATTGGAGATTTCGTGGATAGCGAACGAttatagtactccctccgtctcaatttgtttgttcaatttcgACATATgtgccttttaaaaaattgtgtaTATCTCACAATGTATAATGTTTTACAGAATTTCGAGAACATAATATTTTAGacctaattgagatctattaaataagatccatattacaggAGTACAAAAAAACATTATAATTGAAACATATAAACAATTTTGTAGGAGGTCCTAAATAGTGaaaagggacaaacaaatcgggacggaagAAGTATATGGTAGGTCAACGACGGTGAAGATAGCGTACGTTAAGGCCCTTGGACTTCGCGGATACTTCTTTTGGGCCGTCTAACGTCGATCTTGATTGGAAAATACCAAGACTTGGTGAGAAATTTATatgcattttataaaaaatattgataattagtagaaaaaaaaaggggtaattATTGCAaagtctaacaaaaaaaaaattgcttgaaGTTGTACAGCTTCAAGGACGTGGACTCTATGAGGGAGCTGTTGTTCTGGAAAGTTTTCACCTCCTCATATATATATTCTTGAAATTTTAAGAGATTTTTACCTCTAAGTACCGAAAAATGACACTTAATTTCCATTaaggaaaaattaaatacttaattaccactaggtctacttttataaaaatacatttaccattaatgaaAGTGTCAACCTAGGGTTTTACGATATGCTAGGGTTTTATGGTACCCACCTAATACCCTTgggtaccctaaaatcttagggtacccttggattttagggttttaagatactttaaaattttaggttttaggataccctaggatttagggtaccctagagtttagatttagacactttcatagagcCCTAGAGTTTaggtttaagcactttcataggggtTTTAGGGTACACCTTCCTATTATAGAGTTTTAgcggtttagacactttcatagagtacccTAGGGATTTAGACATTTTTATAGGGTATCCTAGagtttaggtactttcataggatGCCCTAGGGGTTATgcattttcatagggttttagtgttttGTTAATTATAAGAGACCCGGTGAgaattactttctattttctggACTTAGAGGTAAAATGCCCAAAATTTAAATAGTATTCATTTTGTTGCTTGTGCAAGGATTGGCCTCCCAATtaactttatttgtttttgtgtggATGCCACTTGATCTAATTTTTCCtctttgcttcatttttttctaaaaccATGAGATAATGGATTACAAGGATTCATTTATACCGTCGAATGAATCAAATGATATGTGATGTGATTTAATCTTGTTTGTTTTCACAATTTTATACGGTGTCGTTAAAGAAATCAGTAGCAGAGTTAGGATTTTGGGTTAGCGGGCTCAAAAATCAAGAATAGGATAATGGTTTGCATTTGCTATTCAATAACagaaagaaatcaaagtttGAGAAATATAAATTCATTTTGCTCTACGGAAGCGATGGCTTATGAACAACTATCTactattaatttaaaaaaacaagctctcaaataaaaaaattaccaattgagctgattttggttgatttttgagTAGTCTCGCAAACAACCtctattgtttttttattttagccAAAATTTGGTTAATTTTTCACGATATTACTCAAAGAGTTATTTTaaagagtttaaattctttccaccttagATGAAAACTATGGGGTTTCCACCACCAACTGCGGATCCCATCGTGTGATTTTTTtagtaatctgaaccgttaatcTTGTAGGGTCCGTAGAGAAGTATGTTgactcaaaaaatcatgtttatcaGATATTGATAGgtacatcaaaaattaaattttagtttacAAAATAGACGGTCATGGATTgtttaactttaaacttatctaccgttgattttgtaaaccaaaattcaaatttttatatacCTATCCATGTCtgataaaattgattttttgcgaAAATATACTACTCTGCAagctctacaagatgaacgattcaaattactGAAAAAAATACACGACGGGACCCAcaattggtggtggtggaaaactcATGATTTCCACCTGAGGTGGATAGAATTTATActctattttaaaatttatcaacaGATACGAGCAactttgtggggcccactccctGGCCCCACATATCATTTGTACCCATGTCGTCGGTACCTTTAGTATTTCTGGTCCAGAACTTGAGAGCGTTACCCTCCGTGATGGCTATTGTCCGTATTTGGGAACAGATGGCTGTTTGTTTTAACTCTTAGGTCATCCACAGttgtataattaaaaaaagataaccaaaagctgacacatcagcttttgattattcacttaagaggttgctaagtttaacaATGTTGAGCATTACAATGGTTGCTTCTAATCCATAACTGTGGGCACGCACCCCGGAAATTTTTGTTACTTTGTAAAATtggggtgcggccctctttgaaatgcgcggcgaaacgcttcgattcagagtcgccactcgggttttagcggtgaaaacacccaaggaaccgaactcgaaaacgcttgccacgtttgtttgattttgaaaaaggcttgtagactggtccgtcgtcaccttcgatatctgaggttcgggagccaggttacgagaggggaagggttttatggcacccctctcgcccaatccggaaatcggtctctactcgggcatttctttgtaaaatacttgcatttttctctcatttgatcattttctagccagttagggcggggggaacagttaatgggggttgaaactgtaacaagttgcgaTTACGtgataaaatgtttatggatgattgcttgcaatgataaatatagattgagaacaagcaccgagcAACCCGATTGAGTCGAAGTACGCTGTCCCGAAGGAAATGTGAGCAGGGtccacaccagcatgcactggccgaaccactGTATGCTGGTataacctgcgcacgccacagtgagactggcgtactccacttatcaggtttcacagtctttgtttgcaaccctctgggctctggaaagggaccagcgcacacccaagGCAAACCACATAATTAATAGAGCAGAATATATatagttacagacagatgaaatggcttgaagccatgaaaaaaaagacaggaaaccccctaaacagagtggggacataaaagaggccaagattaaaccaagatgcaagggccagccactggaccctGGACAatactgtcgtacgccagtcattatagaccgtacgccagtttgtcTTTGGATCCAGCGTTTGGCTTTGCAttatctgggctctggaacatgaccagaaggatcccagaggcccttTTGAACAGATAGAGAGTAAGAAAAAACAACAGCATTTAAGCAACTCTAAATGTACAGAAAGCAGTAagctggttatttagcatgctaaagtgattgacagaaatgtaagaTAACGGaaatgatgatccatgatccccacgccagttgtgctcgcactgtcatgactggcgtacggcatggaggaactggcgtgcgccaagtatcaTCGCATACggttgttgtattttaccaggtTAAGGCTAGGACTAGTATcacttactagcctggaccttactggtccCCCTCAGAcgttgaaaacaaaaaggaatgcaaaggtggtatacctttttgtttgaggattgaaggtggtatttgAGCTTAAAGCTTagagatggaagcttagatggtgactaGGTATCAGTAGGGTGTAGGAAAGTGGGTtgcttccctttctctttcaatggaaggacaagagatgaagagcaagaaggagggaagaagaaagatttttcttcttaatgaggctaaccccttgcaaatgaatgcaagaggggtatttatagagggggaatgactgagatcagttgggaccaaggccttgtttggctggttgaaaaaagaagggagcctcccatgcattaaatgcatgagacttgccttgatggggggtgtaggagagagagggaacgggccTGGCCAATATAaccatcaggggctactgtggctgacgtcagggtggcacaaaagtctcgtccatgtggctgaataaagttgatttgactagacTTGACTGGTGTGCGCCATAtgttgactggcgtgcgccagtaaaaacTGAATTAATGGCCGATGGCCAACACGTGTCAGCTAATTGGCGTACATCACCAAGGTACTGGCgcaagccagttgggttttgctggggccgtttggctctggtttgaagggtttgaaagaggctcgggatgtttaaagctcaaacacaccatcgtcctcagactgttctcgaccattAATCATCATCGGGGCAATAacagatcgacaaataacgttatctggacagtccagaatggggtgtctacaataaccaaaataaggatcCACAgcaatttcattctctctccccctttgtTTTCTGCcgttcacttccctccatttatgggtttttttggcaaaaatatatcgattccctcttttaattttaaaaaaaattgggtgaCTTTCTTCCATccgattttatatatatatatatatatatatgaggaattttcaagtgagggatccctcattttgttaaaatgagggacttccATGTCCcgttcaaattttgaaaatccgaaccgttcaatgtgtgcagaacgtaattttaagggttctcgcgagaaataagcaaaaaaaatgaccgggaagggcgtcatccgagcagttttttttgaaccgttcaatgaaaatgctcggatgaagcccttcccgatcattttttttgctgatttctcacggggacccttaaaatcacgttctgatcactttgagcggctcggatcatcgaaattcaatcgggaaaagGGAGTCccgtattttaataaaataaagaatttctcaccggaacctaactcatatgcatatatatatatatatatatttttttggggggggggagagagtgAAATACTTTAATCCGATGATGAtaggttgaattgtagatgatcaagagaTATGAGTTTTACTTTTTgacagaaagaaaaagaaatagtttgtgggtaaagtgaaaaagatatagagtaggcgaagaagagaagaaaaaaataccaattgaaatacgcgtgtatacaaattttggaactagttaacttatatggtgtggagtccacaaattttgattatttaaaaaagttgctagttttggttatccaaaactcaaaatttgattatttccaaggatgttgctaagtttgattataccattgtgagccatcttttacaccaacattgttaactttaaaaataattaattttttattataccactgtggatggccttttGTCTACTTCTCCTATCAATTACTACTAGTTTTCATCTattattgtgaaaaaaaaaacaaaaaacccaagAATGTTGCTCTTTGACAACCTAGGGGCCGGCACAATCTTGGGTCCGAAATTGAGAGCCCTAGGTATAGGGAcggaaccaaaattttattctaGCAGtgacgaaatgtatactaaaaaaataaaaagatgcattacaatattaatagttattggctctagaaaaaattaaaataacataacaaaaattatagtaaatgatattttttatttgcacagagagtatgaaaaaagactaactttaattttgggcatcgataatgccactgcccaaatttataatgtcactccccaaatCCTTATATGAATTTCctaaattgataaccgcactccctTTTGGGAGTGACATTATGAATTTGAGGAGTGGCATTGTAATTAAATtcctttaattttttaggttaagttattttaggggcgctgctattcgcagctctctatttactcccatagcccgttaaaaattttcaattatactcgacagttagttaccgaaattgagatattttttcagcatctaattaccgaaatataatatattttttcaacagatgtttaccgaaaatgcatgttcggcagttgtttaccgaaagttgaacatattttcgacatgtagttaccgaaatataatcttgttttcaacagcaatttaccaaaatgttatttatgattttcaacaaccatttaccgaaatgtagtgggctacgggagaaaataaagggatgcgaatagcggcgccctattTTAGAGTTagaatgtgg contains the following coding sequences:
- the LOC131298561 gene encoding ATP-dependent DNA helicase DDM1-like isoform X2 codes for the protein MEPGDMALENEMKNGAPVAVESPTSVLEDEDVSKEEIGFKLEEEILLDAKNGDSSLVSRAMAEEEEKLLESRVKEEGENHPTEAPRLNDTQFTKLDELLTQTQLYSKFLLEKMDVITNGVEEDDDTVKGKKGGRGSKRKTATNYNNRKAKRAVAAMLTRSKEGTDPEDSNLTEEEKTEKEQGELVPLLTGGKLKSYQLKGVKWLISLWQNGLNGILADQMGLGKTIQTIGFLAHLKGKGLDGPYLVIAPLSTLSNWVNEISRFTPSVNSIIYHGSKKERDEIRRKFMPRTTTPKFPIVVTSYEIALSDARKHLRHYNWKYIVVDEGHRLKNSKCKLFKELKLLPVENKLLLTGTPLHNNLAELWSLLNFILPDIFSSLEEFESWFDLSGKCSNEATKEEIEENRKAQVVAKLHSILRPFLLRRMKSDVEQSLPRKKEIILYATMTEHQKNFKDHLINKTLGTYLWEKVDTGHRMKGKLTNVMLQLRKNCYHPDLLESAFDGSYLYPPVEQIVNQCGKFQLLDRLLAKLLARKHKVLIFSQWTKILDIMDYYFSEKGFEVCRIDGNVKQDERGRQIEEFNDVNSSYKIFLLSTRAGGLGINLTAADTCILYDSDWNPQMDLQAMDRCHRIGQTKPVHVYRLATALSVEGRILKRAFSKLKLEHVVIGKGQFQQEGTKAGGIDGMEEEELLALLRDEEDDEDKMIQTDVSDEDLERILDRNDLIAGASNEDGKPEFAASSLPLKGPGWEVVIPAASGGVLSTLNS
- the LOC131298561 gene encoding ATP-dependent DNA helicase DDM1-like isoform X1, yielding MEPGDMALENEMKNGAPVAVESPTSVLEDEDVSKEEIGFKLEEEILLDAKNGDSSLVSRAMAEEEEKLLESRVKEEGENHPTEAPRLNDTQFTKLDELLTQTQLYSKFLLEKMDVITVNGVEEDDDTVKGKKGGRGSKRKTATNYNNRKAKRAVAAMLTRSKEGTDPEDSNLTEEEKTEKEQGELVPLLTGGKLKSYQLKGVKWLISLWQNGLNGILADQMGLGKTIQTIGFLAHLKGKGLDGPYLVIAPLSTLSNWVNEISRFTPSVNSIIYHGSKKERDEIRRKFMPRTTTPKFPIVVTSYEIALSDARKHLRHYNWKYIVVDEGHRLKNSKCKLFKELKLLPVENKLLLTGTPLHNNLAELWSLLNFILPDIFSSLEEFESWFDLSGKCSNEATKEEIEENRKAQVVAKLHSILRPFLLRRMKSDVEQSLPRKKEIILYATMTEHQKNFKDHLINKTLGTYLWEKVDTGHRMKGKLTNVMLQLRKNCYHPDLLESAFDGSYLYPPVEQIVNQCGKFQLLDRLLAKLLARKHKVLIFSQWTKILDIMDYYFSEKGFEVCRIDGNVKQDERGRQIEEFNDVNSSYKIFLLSTRAGGLGINLTAADTCILYDSDWNPQMDLQAMDRCHRIGQTKPVHVYRLATALSVEGRILKRAFSKLKLEHVVIGKGQFQQEGTKAGGIDGMEEEELLALLRDEEDDEDKMIQTDVSDEDLERILDRNDLIAGASNEDGKPEFAASSLPLKGPGWEVVIPAASGGVLSTLNS